A region from the Acidobacteriota bacterium genome encodes:
- a CDS encoding DUF5916 domain-containing protein → MQSLGAIGSALLLLATGWVHAQEAAPPKAATEEVQEEGQEAIREAVQLRRATSPVRVDGNLDEAAWQSAAVIPITHEWIPADNAPPPVATDCLVTFDDERLYVAFHAYDPEPEKIRLHLADRDTELPDDSVGFLVDTFNDRRRAFSFRVNPLGVQFDAVVSDVDRSEDASWDTIWDSAGRLVPDGYTVEIAVPFRALRFPSGGEIQTWGFLATRSYPRSVVHELRSQPNQRELDCEVCQLGRITGFENLETGNNLEIVPTLTSTRTDARPAPGADLESGDEDLDPGLTVRWGVTPSVTLNATINPDFSQVEADVAQLDVNERFALFFPEKRPFFLEGADFFATPLQAVFTRTVADPSFGLKASGKAGRGAFGAFVAEDQINNLIFPGFESSGFDSIDDEVTSAVLRYRQDLGQRSTLGTLYTGRQGDDYSNHVYGLDGVLRITASDTVQFQALGSNTEYPLAVAARNRQPEDRFSGYAWQLDYRHGDRNWFWRTNAQVIDEGFRADSGFVPRAGTEQAFFDVIRQFWGSSDSWFSRLEARVNGIRIQRQNGDLSEQGFNFEFVYQGPYQTHIAAGVRPNKEVFRGVELDNVRGDIRASIRPNADLRAELFLRGGEIIDTVNVRQADFRRVEPTVDFNLGQRISGQLQHTWERFSVGGDLFLDAKLTQTTLRYHFNRRTFLRAILQYRDVERELTLYNPGIPLAPSEEELFTQFLFSYKLNPQTVILAGYSDLSEGSESVDLTQRSRSFFLKVGYAWLR, encoded by the coding sequence ATGCAGTCATTGGGAGCCATTGGATCCGCCCTGCTCTTGCTCGCCACCGGCTGGGTCCATGCCCAGGAAGCAGCGCCCCCGAAGGCCGCCACCGAAGAGGTCCAGGAGGAGGGTCAGGAAGCGATTCGAGAAGCGGTTCAGCTGCGGCGGGCCACCTCCCCCGTGCGGGTCGACGGCAACTTGGACGAAGCCGCCTGGCAGTCCGCGGCGGTGATTCCCATCACCCACGAGTGGATCCCGGCGGACAATGCTCCACCGCCGGTGGCTACGGACTGCTTGGTGACCTTCGACGACGAGCGCCTGTACGTCGCCTTTCACGCCTACGATCCCGAACCGGAGAAGATCCGCCTGCATCTGGCGGATCGGGATACGGAGCTGCCGGACGACAGCGTCGGATTCCTCGTCGACACGTTCAACGACCGCCGGCGGGCCTTCTCCTTTCGGGTCAATCCTCTGGGGGTGCAATTCGACGCGGTGGTCAGCGACGTCGACCGCAGCGAGGACGCCTCCTGGGACACCATCTGGGACTCCGCCGGCCGGCTGGTCCCCGACGGCTACACGGTGGAGATCGCCGTACCCTTTCGCGCCCTGCGCTTTCCTTCCGGTGGCGAGATCCAGACCTGGGGCTTCCTGGCCACCCGCTCCTATCCGCGCTCGGTGGTCCACGAGCTGCGCTCCCAGCCCAATCAGCGGGAGCTCGACTGCGAGGTCTGCCAGCTAGGCCGGATCACCGGCTTCGAGAATCTGGAGACCGGCAACAACCTGGAGATCGTTCCCACCCTCACCTCCACCCGTACCGACGCCCGGCCCGCCCCCGGTGCCGATCTGGAGTCCGGCGACGAGGACCTGGATCCCGGCCTCACGGTGCGCTGGGGCGTCACCCCCAGCGTCACCCTCAACGCCACCATCAACCCCGATTTCTCGCAGGTGGAGGCGGACGTCGCCCAGCTCGACGTCAACGAGCGCTTCGCCCTCTTCTTTCCCGAAAAACGTCCCTTCTTTCTCGAGGGCGCCGACTTCTTCGCCACCCCCCTGCAGGCGGTCTTCACCCGTACCGTCGCCGATCCCTCTTTCGGCCTCAAAGCCAGCGGCAAAGCCGGCCGCGGCGCCTTCGGGGCTTTCGTCGCCGAGGACCAGATCAACAACTTGATCTTCCCCGGCTTCGAAAGCTCCGGCTTCGACTCCATCGACGACGAGGTCACCAGCGCGGTGCTGCGCTATCGGCAGGATCTGGGCCAGCGCTCTACCCTCGGCACCCTCTACACCGGCCGCCAGGGGGACGACTACTCCAACCACGTCTACGGTCTCGACGGAGTGCTGCGCATCACCGCTTCGGACACGGTGCAATTCCAGGCCCTGGGCTCCAACACCGAATACCCGCTGGCGGTGGCGGCGCGCAACCGCCAGCCCGAGGACCGCTTCAGCGGCTACGCCTGGCAGCTGGACTACCGCCACGGCGACCGCAACTGGTTCTGGCGCACCAACGCCCAGGTCATCGACGAAGGCTTCCGGGCGGACAGCGGCTTCGTCCCCCGGGCCGGCACCGAACAGGCCTTCTTCGACGTCATTCGGCAATTCTGGGGCTCCTCCGACAGCTGGTTCAGCCGCCTGGAAGCCCGGGTCAACGGCATCCGCATCCAGCGCCAGAACGGAGATCTGTCGGAGCAAGGCTTCAACTTCGAGTTCGTCTACCAGGGGCCGTACCAGACCCACATCGCCGCCGGCGTCCGCCCGAACAAGGAAGTGTTCCGCGGAGTCGAGCTGGACAACGTGCGCGGCGACATCCGCGCCTCCATCCGGCCCAACGCCGACCTGCGGGCCGAGCTCTTCCTGCGCGGCGGCGAGATCATCGACACGGTGAACGTGCGCCAGGCGGACTTCCGGCGCGTCGAGCCGACGGTGGACTTCAATCTCGGCCAGCGCATCTCCGGCCAGCTGCAACACACCTGGGAGCGCTTCTCCGTCGGCGGCGACCTCTTTCTCGACGCCAAGCTCACCCAGACCACGCTGCGCTATCACTTCAACCGCCGGACCTTCCTACGGGCGATCCTCCAATATCGGGACGTGGAGCGGGAGCTCACCCTCTACAACCCCGGCATCCCCCTGGCCCCGTCGGAGGAAGAGCTGTTCACCCAATTCCTCTTCTCCTACAAGCTCAACCCCCAGACCGTCATCCTGGCGGGCTACTCCGATCTCTCCGAGGGCAGTGAATCCGTCGATCTCACCCAGCGCAGCCGCAGTTTCTTCCTCAAAGTCGGCTACGCCTGGCTTCGATGA